TAGCGAGTCCCCGCTTTGCAACCGATGCGAGCCGGGTGGGCCGCGACCGATGGCAGTGAGCTGCCCCTGTGATGAATCCTCCGAGGAAATCGTGCACCATACCCAACCATGTAGGACATCCCTAAAGGATTATCCCCCAGAATGTAGTCTACCTAAATTTACCACAGACAAGAATCACGTGAGGCCCTTCTCATTATAGAAGCAACAAAACAAAAGCCGttgattttgtttgatttatttaaatagaaacCAAGAATGTCATACTACCTGGCGTTTGGCCAAGTGTTTGAGAAGGGCAGGGGAGGCTGATGATTCACCACATGGAACTACCTTGTTAGCATGGCTTAGGTAATTTGAATAGGCTAAAAGAAGGAAAGACAACGACGTTACATGCTGCATGTTACTCCCTCCAGTTTTGAACATCAGtccacctttttttttattttttaaaagtgaaaaaggGGTTAGTTTCTCTGATTAGCAGAGATCTATgtcttattattattgtttttagtaTCAAATTGTTGAAAGCACATTACCGGGAGAGTACTGAACTTGAGGATGGGAAATTCCAGGCAGTAAAGAACAAATAAAGCCATCAGCATTTTGCTTGAAAGACTCGAAATAGTCAGCTTTTCCCATCAGCACTTCCTGCCCCAGAAATTCCACAgattagataataataatataataactaCTTGTTTCGTTTATCACATATACATTAATATATCAGCCTCAATGTATATTAAATGTTAATACTGCGTAGTCTGATAATACTAGTGTTCAGAAACCTAGAAAATCAATGTTCATGCACATAGAGATAAGTTGATgatatagaataaaataaaagatattaaatgcatgaatatgacGAAATCATgcaagctatatatatatatatatatattgtaaaggGTGAAAGGTCCTTAACGTAGTGGTGATCACCTTTCAAGAAAAAGTTAATGTAGAAAGATAATGAATGAGCATGGGAGGTAAGCATCGGCCCAGCCTTTAGGCACATGCATGTAGCAGTAACTCACTGATTGGGGACCCACGAGGATCCAGATCTTAACAAGAACGCTTAGACTTTTTTGGTTTACGATTGAGGAGACAATACACTACTAAAACCAACCCTAATCTACTCCACCAGACACAGTTTTAGTCTCTTTGGCTCCAAATATTTGTCTTTTAATTTGGGTTGCCAATGTAAAATTGATGCTCACATGAAACCCAAATTTTATGCTTACATTCATCATGTGCAATGATAAGCCATCCTATCCCCCATCACATGATTATTTTGTTCTTTCTATTCCCATCTTATCCAAGCATGTAGTAGTAGGGCCATTTTTAtagaaatctaaaaagtaacaAATAGCTTGCCTTTGGTtcaataaaaatactttaaatctaattttctcCCGTGAACTTCAACAAAAAATCCAACATTTCACACCATGCAAATGGTTTGTTTCAGTTCGTCTGAAAGTCTATAAAGGGCATAGAAAATGGGGTTCGAAAAATGTGAAAGAACACCCCACAAAAATATGATCAGCTCCCATAAAAAACATAGGATCACCCACGTGACACCCAAGACACATTTTCTTCAGTCCTATAAAATGAACCTTATCCTACTTACATACCCCAACAAAAGGCACCAAAGAGTAGAAGAATATAAAAGCACCgttctagaaaaataaataaacaaataaaacttataaataaaataaaacattggtATCATTATAATGATTAAGCATAAAACGTATATAAATAATCcagtgattaattaattttgtaccTTGGAAATGAGGACGTTAATCCCAGCATGCTTGTTATCCCAACCAAACTCATTGATGGTATCTCCAGCTCTCAAGACAACCTCGTTTTTCACTATGTACTCTCTATATACGCGCTTCCTTGAGGCCTTGTGCAGCCAAGCGGCTCCCCAAAGCAACTCGTCCTACATTACCATTACAGTAGCTACAGCCAGTCAAAGTTGTGGACTTCAATGTCATAATGCAACGGTTCCTCTTAATTGTACtgtaagagaaaagaaaaaaaaggagtcTGTCTGACCTGGTAACCATTGACATCGCAGTAAAAAGGACAGACTGCAGAGTGCAGGCTGCTACTATATGCACCTCGGTGCTTGTCAGCAAAATTGAACACCTACAGTACAATACACCATTTTCCCCGACTGTCATTTTTCCATTAACATTCTATGAATCAAATATGCAAAATATCTTCCCATTTGGTGCGGTGACAAGATTAAGAAGAAACTGAGGTGGTGACAATGAATTACCCTAATGGCTCGATTGAGGAGCAACCTGGAGTATGCAGGGTCTCGTTTCCTGAACACAATGGAAGCAGCAGCCAATGCGGCGGCGGTTTCACCTGCGACGTCCGAACCAGGATGCGCATTATCGATTTTGTACACCGTACGTAAAGTATCCATGTCCTCCGGCCTTTCCCAGCAGCTATGATCAGAATAGGCGTCTCCCACTTGTACGTACACCACTCCAGGCTTTTCCGTTGCTTTCAACAGATAATCCGTCGACCATTTCACTGCTTTAACGGTGTTCTTTAACTCCGGCCCCATGTTCCTCCCGAAATCTATGATACTCCAAGCTAATAAAGTCGTCGTGAATGCCATTGGGAACCCGAACTTCACGTTGTCTCCGGCGTCGTAGTAACCTCCCGTTAAGTCCACCTGAAACCGAAACATCAAACGCagttaatgattaaattatatacttttCGTAGGTGAAATGGGAAATGTAGGCTGTCGAAAAGGAGTAATTACACCGGCGGTGGAGCCGTCGTGCAATGCAGAGTCGCGGCGCCATTTGACGCGTTGGTCAGGGGGAAGTCTGCCTGATCGTTGGCCTTCGAAAAAGAGAATGCTCTTGCGGAGAGCGTCGTGGTAATTGTGGCCGCCTATGATCGGATGACAAAAGAGgagcaaagaaaaagagaaggcgAGAAGTGCCGAGAAAATTCCCGGAAATGTAAGGGGTTTTGGCGCCATCTTCTTTGGGAAGGGTTGGGGACTGGGATGGCTAATGGCTTAATGCTGATATATACTATACACTGCTAAGAAAACAGCAGAACCAACGTGGTTCTTTATACTAAAACTGTGGCGTCCGATTCCAGAGATTGTACCAATGGGGATACGCCACATGTAGAGCTGTAACTGGTCGAAATTTGGGATTCCCATTCTTGACTTGACTGCCAGATTATTCGGGTCGGGTTGAATTCCGGTACATTCAATTCGAAGTTGGGTTAATATCCTTAGCACTTGTGCATTTCTACGTAATTcgtgtataatttttttatttagttgatacattaattttaattccgTAATTTAGGCCTATTAATTTATACTAATCTGATGGTACTACGTGATAATCTTTGGCAAACAATAattcaaacatttttaaatatatataaaatatttctttatattaaaataaacttaaataaataattatttaaaatatttaaatcaaaatgtatttaaacttttcacatattattatcgtattaattattaatgtcaCGTCAACGGacctatcaaataataattttaagtagtaacgtaataaatcaaatagagcaaaatatattaaaccTTCGAAATTTAATGAGTGGGGGCGGTGTGTGACTGTGAGAGAGGTAGAGCAAAAAATGTAAGGGATGGCACATGTGGACACCGCTTATTAATGATTGACCGTAGAGAGCAAGTTAAGTGAGACCAACTTATGGAAAAGATCATCAAAGATGAAAAAGGAGATGAGCATGTATAGCGTCTGATTTAAAGACTTATTTGGAGGTTTGTTGACTGGGCATATGAGTTTCTGTCAGCTGCTGGCTAGGCGGTGTGCATTTAGTTGTATAGTTGATTGCACTATAGTGTACCGGAAGACCTAGATTTTGTGTAGTTCATAGCCCAAGGCTATTTCTTCGTTGTTTATAGAgagtgtttttaaaaattttgatttcactattttaaatgtttaagaTTGTTCtcaaaaaatagttttgaaaactaaaatttatattttaagcatGATGTTGTAACATAAagatgtttttaaattatgttaaatttcattaatattatGGCATTTCAATACAGATATAagagaatgaaataaaaatgataaaaggttAAGACTAtgtacaaaagaaaaatgagaaataaagaatttgaaaattttctcatATCTTTTATGTTTGGATATGTGTCTTTTAAGTCTTCAATTGTTCATTACTTGTATTTAGGGGTGTTCATTTGGTTAACTGACCCGAAATTGCTATAATCGAATTAACCaaccttccaaaatttttaaccgttaaccgaaccgaatttttttaaaaaaacaattaatcgaaccgaaattttttcggttaataaggtcggttaaccgaattaaccgaaaattatgtgTTGttcatttttggttaaaaattacccgaattaccagaattacccgaattacccaaattgaatcactacataattaaaaacattacataaatcttagaatcactacataattaaaaatattacataagtctttgaatcactacataattaaaaatattacataagtatttgaatcactacataattaaaaacattacataattcTTTAATATTCTCCATTTATATCCATTTCATCTCTCCAAAATATCTCCATttgcattaaacctaaaaaaaaacatgtgcaaaaatttagcatataatagaaatatatgcgtttaagaaaaatcaaataatataaacaaatgaatagaTTATAAATTAACAAGAATAAGATAGTAAGCATACCCTTCAACTCACGAAAGCTCATGAATCTAGGGTAGGCTCTAATGCATTCAAGAAATGTCTAaacattgaatcaattaaataagtaggagtgatatggtaaaaaattgaaactattaaaataaaacaataaacataccattttcaatCTTGTCAAGCTCTTGGATTTattcttcaatcttttttatgTCTTCTTGTGATGATGATTTTCGAATCCAATCTTGAGTACACACAAGAGCTTGtacaattttaggagttaaagaaCTCCTATATTGATCAAGCACACGTCCCCAGTGCTAAATCACGGACTCAAGCAAACAGTAGTAAGAAGTATAGCTAACACATCTCTGGCAATTTTTGAAAGAGTGGGAAATCTAAGGCTGTTCACTTTCCaccataataaaatatcaaaatcttcaaCAAATTCCTCATTAGCCTCAGCTAGATATTTATCCAACTCAGATGTTTTATCCTCACCACAAATTTCCAACTTACGCTTTTTATACACAGCTTGCATTcgccttttcattttttgttgtggTTCACCAAAAGAAACATGTGTTGGCACACTCGATTGGCTACAAGTACTATGAAGTGGAGACTTATAATCATCAAACAATTCATACAAagattccttcaatttttgcatcatttcacAAGCTTTTTCAGAACTAGACATTTCACTAAGTGCAAATTCAAGATACTTTAGTTTTTGTCTAGGATCTAAAACACAAGCAACAAACATAAGCAAATTCATCTTAGCAATATCACCCTGATACTTATCATACTTCTCTTTCAACTTGATGGCCATAACATTGAAATCAATATCACTATTTAACTGAGGATCTCataaaagaatatcaatttcggaaagctcataaaaaaattattggacgTGACATATGAAGTGCCAAAT
The Gossypium raimondii isolate GPD5lz unplaced genomic scaffold, ASM2569854v1 Contig00255, whole genome shotgun sequence DNA segment above includes these coding regions:
- the LOC105794407 gene encoding endoglucanase 8 isoform X1 — translated: MAPKPLTFPGIFSALLAFSFSLLLFCHPIIGGHNYHDALRKSILFFEGQRSGRLPPDQRVKWRRDSALHDGSTAGVDLTGGYYDAGDNVKFGFPMAFTTTLLAWSIIDFGRNMGPELKNTVKAVKWSTDYLLKATEKPGVVYVQVGDAYSDHSCWERPEDMDTLRTVYKIDNAHPGSDVAGETAAALAAASIVFRKRDPAYSRLLLNRAIRVFNFADKHRGAYSSSLHSAVCPFYCDVNGYQDELLWGAAWLHKASRKRVYREYIVKNEVVLRAGDTINEFGWDNKHAGINVLISKEVLMGKADYFESFKQNADGFICSLLPGISHPQVQYSPGGLMFKTGGSNMQHVTSLSFLLLAYSNYLSHANKVVPCGESSASPALLKHLAKRQVDYILGDNPLGMSYMVGYGARFPRRIHHRGSSLPSVAAHPARIGCKAGTRYYLSPNPNPNLLVGAVVGGPNVSDAFPDSRPYFQESEPTTYINAPLVGLLAFFSAHP
- the LOC105794407 gene encoding endoglucanase 8 isoform X2, producing MAPKPLTFPGIFSALLAFSFSLLLFCHPIIGGHNYHDALRKSILFFEGQRSGRLPPDQRVKWRRDSALHDGSTAGVDLTGGYYDAGDNVKFGFPMAFTTTLLAWSIIDFGRNMGPELKNTVKAVKWSTDYLLKATEKPGVVYVQVGDAYSDHSCWERPEDMDTLRTVYKIDNAHPGSDVAGETAAALAAASIVFRKRDPAYSRLLLNRAIRVFNFADKHRGAYSSSLHSAVCPFYCDVNGYQDELLWGAAWLHKASRKRVYREYIVKNEVVLRAGDTINEFGWDNKHAGINVLISKEVLMGKADYFESFKQNADGFICSLLPGISHPQVQYSPAYSNYLSHANKVVPCGESSASPALLKHLAKRQVDYILGDNPLGMSYMVGYGARFPRRIHHRGSSLPSVAAHPARIGCKAGTRYYLSPNPNPNLLVGAVVGGPNVSDAFPDSRPYFQESEPTTYINAPLVGLLAFFSAHP